A single window of Channa argus isolate prfri chromosome 12, Channa argus male v1.0, whole genome shotgun sequence DNA harbors:
- the LOC137138026 gene encoding T-cell ecto-ADP-ribosyltransferase 2-like, with amino-acid sequence MLLEAACRLHEVVHPDYCGFVAEQQRHSPLQSADRTVLLDMAEKAVDDMYNGCSKTMTEKVKKAYFEKENTGIFADKFNDHVRNNRSIYDTSFQFHSLHFWLTSAVQILNNNTKCVTTYRRTDLDFTGELNQNMRFGSFASSSYDLKLFNFVKKTCLKITN; translated from the exons ATGTTGCTGGAAGCTGCCTGTAGACTCCATGAGG TTGTTCATCCAGACTATTGTGGGTTTGTAGCAGAGCAACAGAGGCA CAGCCCATTACAAAGTGCTGACCGGACTGTCCTTCTGGACATGGCTGAAAAGGCTGTTGATGACATGTACAATGGCTGTAgcaaaacaatgacagaaaaagtcAAGAAGGCTTACTTTGAAAAGGAGAACACTGGGATATTTGCGGAT aaGTTTAACGATCATGTCAGAAATAACAGGAGCATTTATGACACTTCCTTTCAGTTTCATTCTTTACATTTCTGGCTGACGTCTGCTGTTCAAATTCTCAATAATAATACCAAGTGTGTAACAACTTATCGCAGAACAGATCTGGACTTCACTGGTGAGCTCAATCAAAACATGCGATTTGGTTCCTTTGCCTCCAGCTCTTATGATCTCAAACTGTTTAACTTTGTCAAAAAGACCTgcttaaaaataacaaaca